The Zalophus californianus isolate mZalCal1 chromosome X, mZalCal1.pri.v2, whole genome shotgun sequence genome window below encodes:
- the LOC113931520 gene encoding ATP synthase subunit gamma, mitochondrial-like isoform X2: MFSRAGVAGLSGCAVQPQWIQVRNMATLKDITRRLKSIKNIQEITKSMKMVAAAKYARAERELKPARVYGTGSLALYEKADIKVPEDKKKHLLIGVSSDRGLCGAIHSSVAKQMKSEVATLTAAGKEVMLVGIGDKIRGILHRTHSDQFLVSFKEVGRKPPTFGDASVIALELLNSGYEFDEGSIIFNRFRSVISYKTEEKPIFSLETVASAESMSIYDDIDADVLQNYQEYNLANIIYYSLKESTTSEQSARMTAMDNASKNASEMIDKLTLTFNRTRQAVITKELIEIISGAAAL; this comes from the exons ATGTTCTCTCGGGCGGGCGTCGCAGGGCTCTCGGGCTGCGCCGTGCAGCCGCAATGGATCCAGGTTCGAAATATGGCAACTTTAAAAGATATTACCAGGCGACTAAAGTCAATCAAAAACATCCAGGAAATCACCAAGTCTATGAAAATGGTAGCGGCAGCAAAATATGCCCGAGCTGAGAGGGAGCTGAAACCAGCTCGAGTATATGGGACAGGATCTTTGGCTCTGTATGAAAAAGCTGATATTAAGGTGCCTGAAGACAAGAAGAAACACCTTCTTATTGGTGTGTCCTCAGATCGAGGGCTCTGTGGTGCTATTCATTCCTCGGTTGCTAAACAGATGAAAAGTGAGGTGGCCACGCTCACGGCAGCTGGGAAAGAAGTCATGCTTGTTGGAATTGGTGATAAAATCAGGGGTATACTTCATAGGACTCACTCTGACCAGTTTCTGGTGTCCTTCAAAGAAGTGGGAAGAAAACCTCCTACTTTTGGGGATGCGTCCGTCATTGCCCTTGAACTACTAAATTCCGGATATGAATTTGATGAAGGGTCTATCATCTTTAATCGGTTCAGGTCTGTCATCTCctacaagacagaagaaaagccCATCTTTTCCCTTGAAACCGTTGCAAGTGCTGAGAGCATGAGTATCTATGATGATATTGATGCTGACGTGCTGCAGAATTACCAAGAATACAATTTGGCCAACATCATCTACTATTCTCTAAAGGAATCCACCACGAGTGAGCAAAGTGCCAGGATGACGGCCATGGACAACGCTAGCAAGAACGCTTCCGAGATGATTGACAAACTGACCTTGACGTTCAACCGCACCCGCCAGGCTGTCATCACGAAGGAGTTGATTGAAATCATTTCCGGTGCAGCAGCTCT ataa
- the LOC113931520 gene encoding ATP synthase subunit gamma, mitochondrial-like isoform X1 has protein sequence MFSRAGVAGLSGCAVQPQWIQVRNMATLKDITRRLKSIKNIQEITKSMKMVAAAKYARAERELKPARVYGTGSLALYEKADIKVPEDKKKHLLIGVSSDRGLCGAIHSSVAKQMKSEVATLTAAGKEVMLVGIGDKIRGILHRTHSDQFLVSFKEVGRKPPTFGDASVIALELLNSGYEFDEGSIIFNRFRSVISYKTEEKPIFSLETVASAESMSIYDDIDADVLQNYQEYNLANIIYYSLKESTTSEQSARMTAMDNASKNASEMIDKLTLTFNRTRQAVITKELIEIISGAAALD, from the coding sequence ATGTTCTCTCGGGCGGGCGTCGCAGGGCTCTCGGGCTGCGCCGTGCAGCCGCAATGGATCCAGGTTCGAAATATGGCAACTTTAAAAGATATTACCAGGCGACTAAAGTCAATCAAAAACATCCAGGAAATCACCAAGTCTATGAAAATGGTAGCGGCAGCAAAATATGCCCGAGCTGAGAGGGAGCTGAAACCAGCTCGAGTATATGGGACAGGATCTTTGGCTCTGTATGAAAAAGCTGATATTAAGGTGCCTGAAGACAAGAAGAAACACCTTCTTATTGGTGTGTCCTCAGATCGAGGGCTCTGTGGTGCTATTCATTCCTCGGTTGCTAAACAGATGAAAAGTGAGGTGGCCACGCTCACGGCAGCTGGGAAAGAAGTCATGCTTGTTGGAATTGGTGATAAAATCAGGGGTATACTTCATAGGACTCACTCTGACCAGTTTCTGGTGTCCTTCAAAGAAGTGGGAAGAAAACCTCCTACTTTTGGGGATGCGTCCGTCATTGCCCTTGAACTACTAAATTCCGGATATGAATTTGATGAAGGGTCTATCATCTTTAATCGGTTCAGGTCTGTCATCTCctacaagacagaagaaaagccCATCTTTTCCCTTGAAACCGTTGCAAGTGCTGAGAGCATGAGTATCTATGATGATATTGATGCTGACGTGCTGCAGAATTACCAAGAATACAATTTGGCCAACATCATCTACTATTCTCTAAAGGAATCCACCACGAGTGAGCAAAGTGCCAGGATGACGGCCATGGACAACGCTAGCAAGAACGCTTCCGAGATGATTGACAAACTGACCTTGACGTTCAACCGCACCCGCCAGGCTGTCATCACGAAGGAGTTGATTGAAATCATTTCCGGTGCAGCAGCTCTGGATTAA